The Candidatus Bathyarchaeia archaeon genome window below encodes:
- the thpR gene encoding RNA 2',3'-cyclic phosphodiesterase, with the protein MELIRSFIAFDIEDENIIRELSRVQSALLETGADLKLVEPKNIHITIRFLGEITPAMIDKVYGEMGKVTFSPFDIEIRGLGAFPNLRHINVIWAGIRRGSNELRSIYYQLEPNLQRLGLKLDDKGFSPHLTIARVRTGRKRDELAKIIKDFENHEFGIVRARCLRLKKSVLTSHGPIYSTLREVCR; encoded by the coding sequence TTGGAGTTAATTCGTAGCTTTATAGCCTTTGATATTGAGGATGAGAATATTATTAGGGAGCTGAGCAGGGTTCAGTCAGCCCTTCTTGAGACTGGCGCAGACCTTAAGCTTGTTGAGCCTAAAAATATTCATATAACAATTAGATTTCTCGGCGAGATAACGCCAGCTATGATTGATAAGGTTTATGGCGAGATGGGTAAGGTTACCTTTTCACCATTTGATATTGAAATTAGGGGTTTAGGAGCGTTTCCAAATTTAAGGCATATAAATGTTATCTGGGCTGGAATAAGAAGAGGATCAAATGAGCTAAGAAGCATATATTACCAGCTTGAACCAAATCTTCAAAGGCTTGGGTTAAAACTAGATGATAAGGGCTTTAGTCCCCACCTAACTATTGCCCGTGTTAGAACAGGTAGAAAGAGGGATGAACTCGCTAAGATTATTAAGGACTTTGAGAACCATGAGTTTGGTATTGTCAGGGCAAGATGCCTGAGGCTTAAGAAGAGCGTTCTCACATCACATGGTCCTATCTACTCCACTTTGAGGGAGGTCTGCCGCTGA
- a CDS encoding helix-turn-helix domain-containing protein produces the protein MSIEDALNMLQIYGLTKTQAQIFIHLIRAGASSIGALAKALKTNRMNIYRNLKKMQNMGLINIIPGRPLKFSAIPANMALNMLLSAAKDKILEMESKYSQILDVLSKLSNQQDYAIETKFRVHSGRRKVYNVMMQMLEDSEREICLLTTPNDLICLSFHGFDNVLKKISEKNVKVKILTNVTDEKIALMLRDYMKYAVIKHSDIQMRTRFLIIDDKIAFTSLTVDESINLESESDSGFWTDSPHYISSIKIFFDMVWRSAQDISIALQYLKTGKKLEKTIVFSDLEEYYSYLTGIINRAEGEALICIKQLKKPYVTGDFTQTLKEANLRGAKIKILTYLDEESAGLGKIFDAAEVRHADIGHINMNFIVTDTGESLLFFPPSSAGGNIVQVQGLWSNFIGFTCILNEVFMELWARSISPTTRLTEIRFRKIIKEIPKKLSSIAEEKGLLLEMPAIIRGASGLNQKFDLALRVRDSIVKEIIVGDFLPEEGNIKTALISLYVKAMDIKAHQKLFIIPKVELLSSDEMELASAYNIALVDGLEADEVSRKIMEKIKSIHNL, from the coding sequence ATGTCGATTGAAGATGCATTAAATATGCTTCAGATTTATGGTTTAACGAAAACTCAAGCCCAAATATTCATTCATCTAATTAGAGCGGGGGCGAGCAGTATAGGTGCTCTTGCAAAAGCTCTAAAAACAAATCGTATGAATATCTACCGCAATCTTAAGAAAATGCAGAATATGGGTTTAATAAATATTATACCCGGTAGACCTCTAAAATTCTCAGCTATACCAGCCAATATGGCCCTTAATATGTTGCTGTCGGCGGCAAAAGATAAGATTTTAGAGATGGAGAGTAAATATTCTCAGATCTTAGATGTTCTTTCAAAACTTTCCAACCAGCAGGATTACGCTATTGAAACAAAGTTTAGAGTTCATAGTGGCAGAAGAAAAGTGTATAATGTTATGATGCAGATGCTGGAGGATAGTGAGCGAGAGATTTGCCTATTAACGACACCAAATGATCTAATATGTCTATCATTTCATGGATTTGACAATGTACTAAAGAAGATAAGTGAAAAAAATGTTAAAGTGAAAATTCTCACAAATGTAACAGATGAAAAGATAGCGCTTATGCTAAGAGATTACATGAAATACGCGGTGATAAAGCATTCTGATATACAGATGAGAACACGTTTCCTCATAATTGATGATAAGATAGCATTCACATCCCTAACTGTGGATGAGTCAATAAATTTAGAAAGTGAAAGCGACTCAGGATTCTGGACTGATTCACCCCACTACATAAGTTCAATAAAAATCTTCTTCGACATGGTTTGGCGGAGCGCCCAGGATATATCCATAGCGCTTCAATACCTGAAAACTGGAAAGAAACTAGAAAAGACAATAGTATTCAGTGACTTAGAAGAGTACTATAGCTATCTTACTGGAATAATTAATAGGGCTGAAGGTGAAGCGCTTATATGTATTAAGCAACTAAAGAAGCCCTATGTGACGGGAGACTTTACCCAAACCCTAAAAGAAGCAAATTTACGCGGGGCAAAAATAAAAATATTAACCTACTTGGATGAGGAGTCTGCTGGCTTAGGGAAGATATTTGATGCAGCCGAGGTTAGACATGCAGATATAGGGCATATTAATATGAACTTCATCGTTACAGATACAGGTGAAAGCCTATTATTTTTCCCACCTAGCTCTGCAGGTGGAAATATTGTTCAAGTGCAGGGCCTATGGTCAAACTTTATTGGCTTTACATGCATATTGAATGAGGTCTTTATGGAATTATGGGCTAGGTCTATTAGCCCAACCACGAGGCTCACGGAGATAAGGTTCAGAAAGATAATAAAGGAAATTCCCAAAAAATTAAGTTCTATAGCTGAAGAGAAGGGTCTGCTTTTGGAAATGCCAGCAATAATAAGGGGGGCGTCAGGCTTAAACCAGAAGTTCGATTTAGCATTGAGGGTGAGGGATTCAATTGTGAAAGAAATAATCGTGGGGGATTTCCTCCCTGAGGAGGGTAATATAAAAACGGCGCTAATATCCTTATACGTGAAAGCTATGGATATAAAAGCTCATCAAAAACTTTTCATAATACCGAAAGTAGAGCTGTTAAGTTCAGATGAAATGGAATTGGCTTCAGCCTATAATATAGCATTGGTGGATGGCTTAGAAGCTGATGAAGTAAGCAGGAAAATAATGGAGAAAATCAAGTCAATTCAT
- a CDS encoding serine/threonine protein kinase, protein MIVPLDEIASDKYGLILCYPRYNPDEAGRRIIEIRELGVVAICFGGDKIVAGLPVLGKGCVGIVVQALLNDGRRVALKIRRVDSEPERIVHEARMLQMANSVDVGPMLLGYTSNFLIMEYIEGLLFPRWVEMLGDGESVSMRLRVVLRDILEQCWRLDSIGLDHGELSWADKHIIIDGRDGAHILDFETASDKRRVANVTSVSQYLFIKSGVAKIIGERIGCLDKGVLLESLRAYKIERSRKNFETILDVLGLMG, encoded by the coding sequence ATGATTGTTCCCCTAGATGAAATTGCGTCTGATAAGTATGGGTTGATTCTATGTTATCCGAGATACAACCCTGATGAGGCTGGGAGGCGGATAATTGAGATAAGGGAGCTTGGTGTTGTAGCTATATGCTTCGGTGGGGACAAGATTGTTGCTGGCCTTCCGGTTTTGGGTAAGGGTTGTGTTGGCATAGTGGTTCAGGCGCTCCTTAATGATGGGCGTAGGGTTGCCCTGAAAATACGTAGGGTTGATTCTGAGCCGGAGAGGATAGTGCATGAGGCAAGGATGCTCCAGATGGCTAATAGCGTTGATGTTGGTCCAATGCTTCTGGGATATACAAGCAACTTTCTGATCATGGAGTATATTGAGGGGCTTCTCTTCCCAAGGTGGGTTGAGATGCTGGGTGATGGGGAAAGCGTATCTATGAGGCTTCGGGTTGTGCTGAGAGATATTCTTGAGCAATGCTGGAGACTTGATTCAATAGGCTTAGACCATGGGGAGCTTAGCTGGGCTGATAAGCATATAATTATCGATGGACGTGATGGGGCTCATATATTGGACTTTGAGACCGCGAGCGATAAGAGGAGAGTGGCGAACGTAACCTCAGTAAGCCAATACCTTTTCATCAAAAGTGGGGTGGCGAAGATTATAGGGGAGAGAATCGGATGCTTGGATAAAGGTGTACTCCTAGAGTCTTTGAGAGCCTATAAAATTGAGCGTTCCAGAAAGAATTTCGAGACAATCCTAGATGTTTTAGGCTTGATGGGCTAG
- a CDS encoding 5-formyltetrahydrofolate cyclo-ligase, with amino-acid sequence MKGMCGVSNFNLSKEDIRRKIWTLMEESNVASFPRPVYGRIPNFVGSDIAARKLSEQVEFKRARVIKVNPDSPQSIVRYLTLLSGKILLMPTPRLKSGFLILNPNKIPKKAYNEASSIHGAFKYGEICDVNEIPPVDLIVVGSVAVSRDGVRVGKGEGYSEIEYGILREIRAADENTPIFTTVHDVQIVDFVPKESFDLIVNAIITPTKIVKINHLGERPRGIIWNKMPEERIREIPILAQLKKSTSI; translated from the coding sequence ATGAAGGGTATGTGCGGGGTTAGTAACTTTAATCTGAGTAAGGAGGATATTCGCCGGAAAATTTGGACGCTTATGGAGGAGTCTAATGTAGCGAGTTTTCCTAGACCAGTTTATGGCAGAATACCTAACTTTGTGGGGTCGGATATTGCTGCGCGGAAATTGTCTGAGCAGGTGGAGTTTAAGCGGGCTAGGGTTATTAAAGTCAATCCGGATTCTCCTCAGAGTATAGTTAGGTATCTAACTCTTTTAAGCGGCAAAATATTACTCATGCCAACTCCTAGACTTAAATCCGGATTCTTAATTCTGAACCCAAATAAAATTCCTAAGAAAGCCTATAATGAGGCATCATCAATACATGGCGCTTTTAAGTATGGTGAAATATGTGATGTTAACGAGATACCTCCCGTGGACCTGATAGTTGTCGGTTCAGTTGCTGTTTCTAGGGATGGAGTGCGGGTTGGTAAAGGTGAGGGATATAGTGAGATAGAATACGGAATATTGCGTGAGATTAGAGCGGCCGACGAGAATACGCCTATTTTCACAACAGTGCATGATGTTCAGATAGTGGATTTTGTGCCTAAAGAATCTTTTGATCTAATAGTTAATGCAATAATTACTCCAACAAAAATTGTTAAGATAAATCATTTAGGTGAGAGACCCAGGGGTATAATATGGAATAAAATGCCAGAAGAACGTATTAGAGAAATTCCAATCCTCGCTCAACTTAAAAAATCTACATCCATTTAA
- a CDS encoding 50S ribosomal protein L38e: MPTEIFDIEKFIELSDKARYCIIKRLKDAVKLKLRTPKMLYTLKVDPAKAEEIIKQIKCEIREV; this comes from the coding sequence ATGCCAACCGAAATCTTCGATATTGAAAAATTTATAGAGTTATCTGATAAGGCAAGATATTGTATAATAAAGAGGCTGAAGGACGCGGTTAAGCTGAAGCTACGAACCCCAAAAATGCTCTATACATTAAAGGTTGACCCAGCTAAGGCTGAAGAAATAATCAAACAGATTAAATGTGAGATAAGGGAAGTATAA
- a CDS encoding ATPase domain-containing protein: MKRADIDRAPSCIDGLDEIIGGGFPRGSLIVLAGNPGTGKTIFSASFLYHGIVDYDEKGVYISFAENKKAFFNNMRAFGFNFEELEKAGKFRFLDLITAREETAPAIIETILREVSEVGVRHLVIDSKLKPKARTLLIVENPHGDDRIGFGIEEFVADGIILLKRSRLADRLLRELEIFRMRGTPVQETLTVFTLKDGFKIFPPFKPKPIEKPSRFQPQLDTEECFSTGSQI; encoded by the coding sequence GTGAAAAGAGCAGATATTGATAGAGCGCCAAGTTGTATAGATGGGCTGGACGAGATTATCGGAGGGGGCTTCCCGAGAGGCAGCCTAATAGTTTTGGCTGGGAATCCTGGAACGGGTAAAACGATTTTTTCGGCAAGTTTCTTATATCATGGTATTGTTGATTATGATGAGAAGGGCGTATATATTAGTTTCGCCGAGAATAAGAAAGCTTTCTTCAATAATATGCGTGCTTTTGGCTTCAATTTCGAGGAACTTGAAAAAGCAGGTAAATTCCGTTTCCTAGACTTAATAACCGCTAGGGAGGAAACTGCGCCAGCGATTATAGAAACCATACTTAGGGAGGTGAGTGAGGTTGGTGTTAGACACCTAGTAATAGACTCGAAATTGAAGCCAAAAGCCCGAACTCTTCTAATAGTGGAAAATCCCCATGGAGATGATAGGATAGGCTTCGGTATAGAAGAGTTCGTTGCGGATGGAATAATCCTATTAAAAAGGAGTAGGCTTGCTGATAGGCTCCTGAGAGAACTAGAAATATTTAGGATGAGGGGAACACCGGTCCAGGAGACGTTGACGGTCTTTACACTCAAAGATGGATTCAAAATTTTTCCACCATTTAAACCTAAGCCGATTGAGAAGCCAAGCAGGTTCCAGCCCCAACTGGACACGGAAGAATGCTTCTCAACAGGCTCGCAGATTTGA
- a CDS encoding glycoside hydrolase family 3 N-terminal domain-containing protein, producing MNAYHDIDGVPCAASKEPLTEILRFKWGFRGYVVSDYGAIEMLKTFHHVAADEIEAAVQALEAGIDIELPRVKCYGEPLLKAVRDGIISETLIDEAISRILRVKFLLGLFDNPYINVEEAAGAFDKAEDRALALRAARESIILLKNDGILPLKKDLRAIAVIGPNTDTTRGLLGDYSYTVHLNCEVDAVKIATYLRQ from the coding sequence ATGAACGCTTATCATGATATTGATGGTGTTCCATGCGCTGCTTCCAAGGAACCCCTAACTGAGATTTTGAGATTTAAGTGGGGTTTTAGAGGTTATGTCGTATCAGATTATGGCGCTATAGAGATGCTTAAAACCTTCCATCATGTTGCGGCTGACGAGATAGAGGCCGCTGTTCAAGCTTTAGAAGCCGGGATAGATATTGAGTTGCCTAGGGTCAAATGTTACGGCGAGCCGCTTCTTAAGGCTGTTAGGGATGGCATTATATCAGAGACTCTCATAGATGAGGCCATCTCAAGAATTTTAAGAGTCAAGTTTCTCCTTGGGCTCTTTGATAACCCCTATATTAATGTTGAGGAAGCCGCTGGAGCCTTCGATAAAGCAGAGGATAGAGCCCTAGCCCTTAGAGCAGCAAGGGAATCGATAATTCTTCTCAAGAATGATGGAATTTTACCGTTAAAGAAGGATTTGAGGGCAATAGCAGTTATAGGTCCTAACACTGATACTACTAGAGGACTTTTGGGCGACTACAGTTACACAGTGCACTTAAATTGCGAGGTTGACGCCGTTAAAATAGCTACATATTTGAGGCAATAA
- a CDS encoding winged helix-turn-helix domain-containing protein produces MEVNLSLLSSSRRRSKLEIYIDILKIIERGVNKPTRVMFAANISWKPLNEILTNLERQGLIERKNVRNRTLVFITEKGKRILRTLETISSELTTLRKPRI; encoded by the coding sequence ATGGAAGTGAATCTCAGCTTACTAAGCTCAAGCCGCCGGAGGAGTAAGCTGGAGATTTATATAGATATTCTAAAGATAATTGAGCGCGGCGTCAATAAGCCTACTAGGGTTATGTTCGCGGCAAATATTTCTTGGAAGCCTCTTAATGAGATACTAACAAATCTTGAGAGGCAGGGGCTCATAGAGCGCAAAAATGTGAGGAACCGCACATTAGTTTTCATAACGGAGAAGGGTAAGCGCATCCTAAGGACTCTTGAAACTATATCATCAGAGCTCACGACTCTAAGAAAACCTAGAATATAA
- a CDS encoding MBL fold metallo-hydrolase: protein MQILFAGTGAAEGWPALFCECDVCMRARALRGKNIRTRSSIHIDEDLKIDWPPDTYLHVLQYNLNLARVKYLFITHSHYDHLHPDDLLMRQTPFAHMRSSNPLNIYGSQDAIDCILKAVGETTKTGLTLKVLEPFETIKAGRFKVTALLADHDPKRVCFLYILESKNNIILYGHDSGWFPEETWRMLEGWKLDLAILDCTTGAFSSRGYHMGLKEVIEMKRQMLSKNIADKDTIFVATHFSHNGLLLHEELSSKLTSEGVEAAYDGLIIEL from the coding sequence ATGCAAATCCTATTCGCCGGGACGGGAGCCGCTGAGGGCTGGCCTGCTCTCTTCTGCGAATGCGATGTATGTATGAGGGCTAGGGCTCTAAGGGGTAAAAATATAAGGACAAGAAGTTCCATCCATATTGATGAAGACCTTAAAATTGATTGGCCTCCAGACACATATTTGCATGTTCTACAATATAATCTTAATCTTGCGAGGGTTAAATATCTCTTTATAACTCACAGCCATTATGATCATCTCCATCCAGACGATCTACTTATGAGACAAACACCATTCGCCCATATGCGATCTTCAAATCCCTTAAACATATATGGCAGTCAAGATGCAATAGACTGCATCCTTAAAGCTGTGGGGGAAACGACAAAAACAGGTTTAACTCTTAAGGTTTTAGAGCCCTTTGAGACTATAAAGGCTGGGAGGTTTAAGGTTACGGCTCTCCTAGCCGATCATGATCCTAAGCGAGTATGTTTTCTCTATATCCTTGAATCAAAAAATAACATAATATTATATGGGCATGACTCAGGCTGGTTTCCAGAGGAAACATGGAGGATGCTAGAGGGCTGGAAGCTGGATCTAGCAATCTTAGACTGCACAACAGGAGCTTTTTCCTCAAGAGGATATCATATGGGCTTAAAGGAAGTAATAGAGATGAAGAGACAGATGCTTTCAAAAAACATAGCCGATAAAGACACAATCTTCGTGGCTACGCATTTCTCTCACAATGGTCTCCTCTTACATGAAGAATTATCTTCTAAACTTACTTCAGAAGGTGTGGAAGCCGCGTATGATGGGCTAATAATTGAACTCTAG
- a CDS encoding ATPase domain-containing protein produces the protein MNRVSTGSPVLDSVLDGGFPAGSLVAVTGPLGSGKTVFAANWIYNGVGRLGCSGLYVSFVERRKSFFENMRGLGLDFEGLERAGRFRFLEMVTVREIGIPAVFEQIIREISDVKASMLVIDSFSAVSQVIEKPYDTRILVHTVLSKIVREMGCTTMIIIEKMTAEETYEPAEFLSDFIIHLYKTEIDGALLRCLIILKARGTEIQQPRLAFTLKGGFKVFRPLIMGGLPEPTKKFKLVMHGKNHYSSGIRDLDEVVGAMFRRGCYNLLEFERNVTLTPERLFRATVSNVLNQGGCVIILPPQGLSALTVWRSLEPFVHEDTLKRNLKIVDFKAATVEAVEPYVILFEGRSLKEDMICFWSAASEFRRQRGRPVFSVVGFDTLEYVYGKDELLKILGGDLANIRNFGDVRLNIVRPECAIASHLSSLADIHLIIREIYGAIFLQGVKPKTPLLNVEIYSDEEGAEVRLTPIL, from the coding sequence ATGAATCGTGTATCTACTGGAAGCCCCGTTCTTGATTCTGTTCTTGATGGTGGTTTTCCAGCTGGCAGCCTGGTGGCGGTTACTGGTCCTCTGGGTTCTGGTAAGACTGTTTTTGCCGCTAACTGGATTTATAATGGTGTTGGGAGGCTTGGCTGTAGCGGCTTGTATGTGAGTTTTGTTGAGAGGCGTAAGAGTTTCTTTGAGAATATGCGTGGTTTGGGCTTAGATTTTGAGGGGCTTGAGCGTGCTGGGAGGTTTAGGTTTCTTGAGATGGTCACTGTTAGGGAGATTGGGATCCCAGCTGTTTTCGAGCAGATAATACGTGAAATTTCCGATGTAAAGGCGAGCATGCTCGTTATAGATTCTTTCTCAGCGGTATCGCAGGTTATAGAGAAGCCATATGACACGCGCATACTCGTCCATACGGTTCTGAGTAAGATTGTTAGGGAGATGGGCTGCACAACAATGATAATAATTGAGAAGATGACTGCCGAGGAAACCTATGAGCCAGCAGAGTTCCTATCAGACTTCATAATCCACCTTTATAAAACTGAGATTGATGGTGCACTCCTAAGATGCCTAATAATACTTAAGGCCCGCGGAACAGAAATACAGCAACCACGCTTAGCATTCACATTAAAGGGCGGCTTCAAAGTTTTCAGGCCGCTGATCATGGGTGGGCTCCCGGAGCCAACAAAGAAGTTTAAGCTTGTCATGCATGGTAAGAACCATTATTCTTCGGGCATTCGGGACCTTGATGAAGTAGTTGGCGCAATGTTTAGGCGTGGATGCTATAACCTCTTAGAATTTGAGAGGAATGTGACGCTAACGCCCGAGCGACTCTTCAGAGCGACAGTCTCAAATGTTCTGAATCAGGGAGGATGCGTCATTATTCTTCCGCCTCAGGGTTTAAGCGCCCTAACTGTTTGGAGGTCTCTAGAGCCGTTTGTCCATGAGGATACTTTAAAGCGCAACCTTAAGATTGTTGACTTTAAAGCCGCTACTGTTGAGGCGGTTGAGCCATACGTAATATTGTTTGAGGGCAGGTCTTTGAAAGAGGATATGATATGCTTCTGGAGTGCTGCCTCGGAGTTTAGGCGGCAGAGGGGTAGACCAGTCTTCTCTGTTGTCGGCTTCGACACGCTAGAATATGTCTACGGCAAAGATGAGCTGCTGAAGATTCTTGGCGGAGACCTAGCGAATATAAGGAACTTTGGTGATGTGAGGCTGAATATTGTTAGGCCTGAGTGCGCCATAGCCAGCCACTTAAGCTCCCTAGCCGACATACACCTAATCATTAGAGAGATATATGGCGCAATATTTCTTCAAGGAGTAAAGCCGAAAACACCACTACTAAATGTTGAAATTTACAGCGATGAGGAGGGTGCTGAGGTTAGGCTGACGCCAATATTATGA
- a CDS encoding nucleotidyltransferase domain-containing protein yields the protein MVKDWTFWSKNIGDAARSILGQCEVYVFGSVVKGLDVGSSDADILIVSDNIPERCKERVT from the coding sequence ATGGTAAAGGATTGGACGTTCTGGTCTAAGAATATTGGTGATGCTGCGAGAAGCATACTTGGTCAATGTGAAGTTTATGTTTTCGGAAGCGTGGTTAAGGGGTTAGATGTTGGCTCAAGTGATGCTGATATATTAATAGTCAGCGATAACATTCCAGAAAGATGCAAGGAAAGGGTAACCTAA
- a CDS encoding nucleotidyltransferase domain-containing protein, which translates to MGEETENMIRAIAITRNIIAHAYRRISVEEMQEIRAEILAKIEYVVKELLKIVEQEKLDPEVALKTFETLSQSFRKHGVLLAYLFGSRARGTADEESDYDIAVLFSNDETSIIDEVNLTAELSRAINEPADKIDVLSLNRADLTVKARVLREGVPIYCSDGEFKRMWERKTLMEILEGTDLYAVYIKRALERIRF; encoded by the coding sequence ATAGGCGAAGAAACTGAGAACATGATTAGAGCGATCGCTATAACAAGAAACATAATAGCCCACGCGTATCGAAGAATAAGCGTGGAGGAGATGCAAGAGATAAGGGCTGAGATTCTTGCAAAAATTGAATACGTGGTTAAGGAGCTACTTAAAATAGTTGAGCAAGAAAAATTGGATCCAGAAGTGGCGCTAAAAACATTTGAAACACTATCCCAATCGTTTAGGAAACATGGAGTTTTATTGGCTTATCTGTTCGGTTCTAGGGCTAGGGGAACGGCTGATGAAGAGAGCGACTATGATATAGCGGTTTTATTCTCAAATGATGAGACATCGATTATTGATGAGGTGAATTTGACTGCGGAATTATCCAGAGCCATTAATGAGCCAGCTGATAAGATTGATGTCCTCTCATTAAATAGGGCTGACTTAACTGTTAAGGCTAGGGTTCTCCGTGAGGGAGTCCCAATTTACTGTAGCGATGGGGAGTTTAAGCGTATGTGGGAGCGAAAAACCTTAATGGAGATTTTAGAGGGCACAGACCTATACGCCGTATATATAAAGAGAGCTTTAGAGAGAATTAGGTTTTAA
- the cca gene encoding CCA tRNA nucleotidyltransferase, which yields MVKVVSADLRAKIDIICREALKKATPSEAERQRTLKFTERLIEALRLELLRERLDADVQVEGSIAKDTWLAGEKDIDIFVLLPAEYDRDVFPKVLEAARRVSGGNCLEAYAEHPYLEAYLDGFTVDFVPCFRVKSTSEAKSSVDRTPFHTLYVKGKLNEQIKNEIRLLKAFMHGIGVYGAEIKVGGFSGYLCELLTLYYGSFLSVLEAASDWRKGEVIDIEGHYANPEDARRIFKGEPLIVIDPVDRGRNVASAVRVNRLHEFILASRLFLEKPDIRFFYPETLEAYSVDELLQAMDSRGSTFIFLKTGPIRAVPDILWGQLFRSQRALINLIEQFNFEVIRSDVWSDEKSTNIFLFEISSRFLPAVERHTGPPIEKIDDCRRFLEKHSASELILSGPMVNGDRLVVERRRRYTDITSLLRDKLSNGGRNIGVASLVSKAFLESLEVLVDEEIREFYVSNSDFALFLTRYLKGKPSWLL from the coding sequence TTGGTTAAAGTAGTTAGCGCTGATTTGAGGGCTAAGATTGATATTATTTGTAGGGAGGCTCTTAAGAAGGCTACTCCAAGCGAAGCTGAGCGACAGAGAACCCTCAAGTTTACTGAGCGCCTAATTGAGGCTTTAAGGCTTGAGTTGCTCAGAGAAAGATTAGATGCTGATGTTCAGGTTGAGGGCTCTATTGCTAAGGATACATGGCTTGCAGGCGAAAAGGACATAGATATTTTCGTGTTGCTACCAGCTGAATATGATAGAGACGTTTTTCCCAAGGTTCTTGAGGCTGCCAGAAGAGTTTCTGGCGGAAATTGCTTGGAGGCTTATGCTGAGCATCCATATCTTGAAGCTTATCTTGATGGTTTCACCGTGGATTTCGTCCCATGCTTTAGGGTTAAAAGTACCAGCGAAGCCAAATCCTCAGTTGATAGGACACCGTTTCACACGCTATATGTTAAGGGCAAATTAAATGAGCAGATTAAGAATGAAATAAGGCTACTTAAGGCATTCATGCATGGCATAGGCGTTTACGGCGCTGAGATCAAGGTTGGCGGCTTCAGCGGATACTTATGCGAGCTCCTTACATTATATTATGGCTCATTTCTAAGTGTTTTAGAGGCAGCTTCAGATTGGCGTAAAGGAGAAGTCATAGATATCGAGGGGCATTACGCTAACCCTGAAGATGCAAGGAGGATATTTAAGGGCGAACCCCTAATAGTCATCGACCCAGTTGATAGAGGTCGAAATGTTGCCTCCGCAGTTAGGGTTAATAGGCTACATGAGTTTATTTTGGCATCTAGGCTTTTCCTAGAGAAACCTGATATAAGGTTCTTTTATCCGGAAACATTGGAAGCTTACTCAGTTGATGAGCTATTACAAGCCATGGATTCTAGAGGCTCCACATTCATCTTCCTTAAGACCGGGCCTATAAGGGCTGTTCCGGATATACTTTGGGGTCAGCTTTTTAGGTCTCAAAGGGCCCTCATAAACCTTATTGAGCAGTTTAATTTTGAGGTTATACGTAGCGATGTCTGGAGCGATGAGAAAAGCACGAATATATTCCTCTTCGAGATCTCCTCACGTTTTCTACCTGCAGTTGAGCGCCATACCGGTCCGCCAATAGAGAAGATTGATGATTGTAGGAGATTTCTTGAGAAGCATTCAGCATCCGAGCTCATCTTATCAGGTCCCATGGTTAATGGTGATAGACTTGTTGTTGAGAGGCGGAGGCGCTACACTGATATTACTAGTCTTCTAAGGGATAAGCTCAGTAATGGCGGCAGAAATATTGGTGTCGCAAGCCTTGTTTCAAAGGCCTTCTTAGAATCGCTGGAGGTTCTAGTTGATGAGGAGATTAGGGAATTTTACGTTTCAAACTCGGATTTCGCATTATTTCTAACAAGGTATCTTAAGGGTAAGCCGAGCTGGCTCCTTTAG